From a single Cytophagales bacterium WSM2-2 genomic region:
- the cirA gene encoding outer membrane protein gives MNRWLLRASALLFAFLFIQSVHAQELDSLLKLSAYTAESDLQKQLNQAAKVGVGKAMATRETPGILSVIAAEDIRKMGARDITDVLRTIPGFDIGQDVQFVSGISFRGNWANEGKVLFLLDGQQINDLLYQTVPLINNFPVDAIEKIEIIRGPGSAVYGGSAEYAVVNIITKQASSLNGVMAYGVGGFHSSAVGRTNGGVMLSQKTENVSWDLGFFQGKGIVSDQKNYIDQLQDDGTYTPADLAKVTSADPMNVNIGVSAYGLKVRGMYNGYKTTDPINFTKYDNYSADVKYDFKATDKLTITPQFVYMNQIPWAWGTVSDGGYALRARATRSLINLTTNYNVSRKINIVGGAVYFADKGSDLLPGNTYFGGSDFKMDNYAIFAQGLLKHRLANITIGARYEKNSLAGDAFVPRLALTKKIENFHFKLLYSQAFRSPAIENQHRTLAGKVVPEKSNVGEIELGYQFTPEMLFSINAFLLNTQNVIIYQFIDNSNEGYQNFSKSGSSGIELVYSLRKKSWNMNLNYSFAQANSNSTVTTYMVPQTNAQFAGMPASKGVAVVNYSLTKKLSWNATMIYSGKRYAYTQYDTNGDPEAVALDPYVLLNTFLNYETGGIVIGVGAYDLFNQKPVIPQAYNGNYAPIPGRSTEFVVKISYQLDFKK, from the coding sequence ATGAATCGTTGGCTACTCAGGGCATCCGCCCTTTTATTCGCATTTCTTTTTATTCAATCAGTTCACGCTCAGGAACTGGATTCACTTCTAAAGTTAAGCGCTTATACCGCGGAGAGTGATTTGCAAAAGCAACTCAACCAGGCCGCAAAAGTTGGCGTGGGTAAAGCGATGGCAACACGTGAAACTCCGGGCATTCTTAGTGTAATCGCAGCAGAAGACATTCGTAAGATGGGTGCCCGGGATATTACAGATGTGTTGCGTACGATTCCTGGGTTTGACATCGGACAGGATGTGCAGTTTGTCTCAGGGATTTCCTTTCGTGGCAATTGGGCGAACGAAGGGAAAGTTCTTTTCTTATTGGATGGCCAGCAGATCAATGACTTGCTCTATCAAACCGTTCCGTTGATCAACAACTTCCCTGTCGATGCGATTGAAAAAATCGAGATCATTCGTGGTCCTGGATCAGCTGTATATGGAGGATCAGCAGAATATGCGGTAGTAAATATCATCACGAAACAGGCATCCTCTCTCAATGGAGTCATGGCTTACGGAGTTGGAGGTTTTCACTCTTCTGCTGTTGGCCGTACCAATGGAGGTGTGATGCTTTCTCAAAAGACTGAAAATGTATCCTGGGATCTGGGATTTTTTCAGGGTAAAGGAATTGTGAGTGATCAAAAAAATTACATAGATCAACTGCAAGACGATGGCACCTACACGCCAGCAGACCTCGCTAAGGTTACGTCAGCTGATCCAATGAATGTGAACATTGGTGTGAGTGCCTATGGATTGAAAGTGCGCGGAATGTATAACGGATATAAAACTACCGATCCGATCAACTTTACTAAATACGACAACTACTCGGCCGATGTTAAATACGATTTTAAAGCAACGGACAAACTGACAATCACCCCTCAGTTTGTTTACATGAACCAAATTCCCTGGGCTTGGGGAACAGTGAGCGATGGCGGCTATGCGTTGCGTGCCCGTGCCACCCGCAGCCTCATCAACCTGACAACGAATTACAATGTGAGCCGCAAAATCAATATCGTTGGAGGCGCAGTTTATTTTGCTGACAAAGGATCTGATCTACTGCCAGGCAACACGTATTTCGGTGGGTCAGATTTCAAAATGGATAACTACGCCATTTTTGCCCAGGGTCTTTTGAAACATCGCCTGGCTAACATTACCATAGGAGCGCGCTATGAAAAGAACAGCCTCGCAGGTGATGCATTTGTGCCGCGCCTTGCACTGACCAAGAAAATAGAAAACTTTCACTTCAAATTGCTTTACAGCCAGGCGTTTCGCTCACCCGCTATCGAGAACCAGCACCGTACCCTCGCGGGAAAAGTTGTTCCGGAAAAAAGCAATGTAGGTGAGATTGAACTGGGCTACCAGTTTACACCCGAGATGCTTTTCTCGATCAACGCTTTTTTGCTGAACACGCAAAACGTAATCATCTACCAGTTCATCGACAACAGTAATGAGGGTTATCAAAACTTCAGTAAATCCGGGAGCAGTGGAATTGAATTAGTCTACAGTCTCCGCAAGAAGAGCTGGAACATGAATCTCAACTACTCATTTGCGCAGGCGAACAGCAATTCAACGGTGACAACTTACATGGTTCCTCAGACGAACGCGCAATTTGCAGGAATGCCCGCAAGCAAAGGTGTCGCAGTAGTCAACTATTCTTTAACTAAAAAACTATCCTGGAATGCAACAATGATTTACAGTGGCAAACGCTATGCGTACACTCAGTATGATACGAATGGAGATCCGGAAGCTGTCGCGCTTGATCCTTACGTATTGCTCAACACTTTTTTAAACTATGAAACCGGAGGAATTGTGATAGGCGTTGGTGCTTACGATCTGTTTAACCAGAAGCCGGTGATCCCCCAGGCCTACAATGGAAACTATGCCCCGATTCCCGGTCGCAGCACAGAGTTTGTTGTAAAAATTTCATACCAGTTGGATTTTAAAAAGTAA
- a CDS encoding ECF subfamily RNA polymerase sigma factor, whose amino-acid sequence MTEEEIRREYEIVDRAKNDPAAFGPLYEKYFDRIFNFIFTQTDDEDLTSDLCSQTFFIALGNVQRYEFRGVPVSAWFYKIASNEVNKHYKKAKRQKIYSLDEVQLRSLFEREDEEYSEETVLQLFEFMKDLPSEMLEVLQLRFFEDKDFKEMAFILDIGESSAKMRTYRALDQLRKKFNVKVKYDGKE is encoded by the coding sequence ATGACAGAAGAGGAGATCAGGCGGGAATATGAAATTGTTGACCGGGCAAAGAATGACCCGGCGGCTTTTGGCCCCCTGTATGAAAAATATTTCGACCGGATTTTTAATTTCATTTTTACGCAAACAGACGATGAAGATCTGACGAGCGACCTTTGTTCTCAGACTTTTTTTATTGCCTTGGGAAATGTGCAGCGATATGAGTTTCGAGGTGTTCCGGTATCGGCCTGGTTTTATAAAATAGCAAGCAACGAAGTAAACAAGCACTACAAAAAGGCGAAGAGACAAAAAATCTACAGCCTGGATGAGGTGCAGTTGCGTTCTTTGTTTGAACGCGAAGACGAAGAATATTCCGAAGAAACAGTTTTACAACTATTTGAATTTATGAAGGACCTGCCTTCTGAAATGCTGGAGGTATTGCAACTCCGCTTCTTTGAGGACAAAGACTTTAAGGAAATGGCGTTTATTCTCGACATTGGCGAAAGCAGTGCAAAAATGAGAACCTACCGCGCACTGGACCAACTTCGGAAGAAATTTAACGTTAAGGTGAAGTACGATGGCAAGGAATGA
- the selD gene encoding selenide, water dikinase, protein MDIKLTQYSHGAGCGCKIAPAVLDTILHSDFPKQKFPSLLVGNESKDDAAVFDIGDGTCIVSTTDFFMPIVDDPFTFGAIASVNAISDVYAMGGDPFMAIAILGWPINKIPPEVAKSVLDGSRKVCADAGIPLAGGHSIDCPEPVFGLAVSGKLKKENLKRNDTAKEGSLLYLTKPLGIGIITTAQKKGIVKQDHLQKAVDTMLTLNKPGSQFGKLDYVNAMTDVTGFGLLGHLCEMCEGSNLSAEIYLKDVPCFDFLQEYVQQKSMPGGTQRNWESYGNKISTVTEEQKSVLADPQTSGGLLVSVDVGKSNEFEKYAASIGLYLKPLGKLVKKGEKVVTVK, encoded by the coding sequence ATGGATATCAAGCTCACTCAATACTCTCACGGTGCGGGATGTGGATGCAAAATTGCCCCGGCGGTACTCGACACCATCTTACATTCCGACTTTCCAAAACAGAAATTTCCTTCCCTGCTCGTTGGTAATGAGTCGAAAGATGATGCGGCTGTCTTCGATATTGGCGATGGAACCTGCATTGTCAGCACGACCGATTTTTTCATGCCTATCGTAGATGACCCATTTACATTCGGAGCCATCGCTTCGGTGAATGCGATCAGTGATGTGTACGCGATGGGTGGCGATCCTTTTATGGCGATTGCCATTCTTGGGTGGCCGATCAACAAGATTCCGCCCGAGGTTGCAAAGTCGGTATTGGATGGAAGCCGGAAAGTTTGTGCCGATGCCGGAATTCCTTTGGCCGGAGGTCATAGCATTGACTGCCCCGAGCCGGTATTTGGACTGGCTGTTTCAGGAAAACTGAAAAAAGAAAATCTCAAAAGGAATGACACTGCTAAAGAAGGATCATTACTGTATTTGACAAAACCACTCGGCATAGGAATCATCACAACAGCGCAAAAAAAAGGAATTGTAAAACAAGACCATTTGCAGAAAGCCGTTGACACAATGTTGACCTTGAACAAACCCGGATCACAGTTCGGGAAGTTGGATTATGTTAACGCGATGACTGATGTTACTGGGTTTGGCTTGCTTGGCCACCTGTGCGAGATGTGTGAAGGGAGCAACCTGTCCGCAGAGATTTATTTAAAGGACGTACCATGCTTTGACTTTTTACAAGAATACGTCCAGCAAAAGTCTATGCCAGGTGGAACCCAGCGCAACTGGGAGAGTTATGGAAATAAAATCAGCACGGTTACGGAAGAACAAAAATCGGTGTTAGCCGATCCTCAAACCAGTGGAGGATTACTGGTGTCTGTCGATGTCGGCAAGAGCAACGAATTCGAAAAATATGCTGCTAGCATTGGGCTCTATCTAAAGCCACTCGGAAAATTAGTCAAGAAGGGGGAGAAAGTCGTGACTGTGAAGTGA
- a CDS encoding cell envelope biogenesis protein TonB, translated as MNTENAVPSRNDDVVFENRNKAYGAYSIRRTYQENLSKGSLSSFLFMMGLLVAAQVAMIMKPDIVASILPKDKTRKLTHVKVIADPPAKREVRTTPVKRTDASVKVVTTEVPDQPKVDVVVASFLPTGIEGPGESGPEVETPGTSDVPVVTESKPLDFAEVMPEYPGGAAALYKFLKKNLRYPSIASQRGVEGAVYVRFIVDQNGEITDIEVIKNVDVSLDKEAARVISKMPNWKPGRQHGSSVSVRMVLPIKFALSK; from the coding sequence ATGAATACTGAAAATGCTGTTCCCTCCCGTAACGATGATGTTGTTTTTGAAAATCGAAACAAAGCCTACGGGGCTTATTCAATTCGAAGAACTTATCAAGAGAATCTTTCGAAGGGATCTTTGTCAAGTTTCCTTTTTATGATGGGATTACTCGTAGCCGCCCAGGTCGCCATGATCATGAAGCCGGATATAGTTGCTTCAATTTTGCCAAAGGACAAGACTAGGAAATTAACCCACGTCAAGGTCATTGCTGATCCACCAGCTAAAAGAGAGGTGAGGACTACCCCTGTGAAGCGTACCGATGCCTCAGTTAAAGTCGTGACTACTGAAGTGCCGGACCAACCCAAAGTTGATGTTGTTGTGGCTTCATTTCTCCCTACAGGGATTGAGGGACCAGGTGAGTCGGGACCAGAAGTAGAAACTCCAGGCACATCCGATGTGCCGGTAGTCACTGAGAGCAAACCACTCGACTTCGCTGAAGTTATGCCCGAGTATCCGGGAGGTGCGGCAGCATTATACAAGTTTCTGAAAAAGAACCTCCGTTACCCGTCTATCGCAAGTCAGCGTGGAGTCGAGGGAGCTGTCTATGTCAGATTTATAGTCGACCAAAATGGAGAAATCACAGACATTGAAGTGATCAAAAATGTGGACGTGTCCTTGGATAAAGAAGCTGCCCGCGTTATCTCAAAGATGCCGAATTGGAAACCTGGCCGTCAGCATGGCAGTTCGGTCAGTGTGCGAATGGTGCTTCCGATCAAGTTCGCTTTATCTAAATAA
- a CDS encoding malate dehydrogenase yields MAEQLFTHSRLSDLSKKIFLKIGCPEDQAIRATESLLRADLRGVDSHGVARLSGYVRLWEAKRVNSQPDIKIVHESPSTAVVDGDAGLGLVVAPKAMEIAIAKAKIAGTGWVAVKNSNHFGIAGHHAMMALPHDMIGMAMTNASPLVAPTFSVERLLGTNPIAVAIPADKQPPFVADFATTTAANGKLEILQRKEKEAPFGWIQKKDGSPSSNPNELKDGGALIPLGSDREHGSHKGFCLGAWVDIFSAVLSGANYGPWVPPFVSFLAPPADPVGKGIGHFFGAMRIDAFRPSDEFKKHMDNWITRFRSAKTIESEERLIIPGDPEREFEIERMKTGIPLNEKVVQDLQELAKKFEIDF; encoded by the coding sequence ATGGCTGAACAACTATTCACACATTCGCGCCTGAGCGATCTGTCAAAAAAAATATTTCTAAAAATCGGATGTCCTGAGGACCAGGCGATACGGGCTACAGAATCATTGCTTCGTGCTGATTTGCGTGGTGTAGATTCACATGGAGTAGCACGCCTGAGTGGATATGTCAGGTTGTGGGAAGCGAAACGCGTGAACAGCCAGCCCGACATAAAAATTGTTCATGAAAGTCCAAGTACGGCTGTAGTAGATGGCGATGCGGGGCTCGGTCTTGTGGTTGCGCCCAAAGCGATGGAGATCGCGATAGCAAAAGCGAAAATTGCAGGCACTGGTTGGGTGGCTGTAAAAAATTCAAATCACTTTGGTATTGCCGGACATCATGCGATGATGGCATTACCGCATGACATGATCGGTATGGCTATGACCAACGCGAGTCCGTTGGTGGCGCCTACATTTTCAGTAGAAAGATTACTGGGAACAAATCCGATCGCTGTGGCAATCCCCGCGGACAAACAACCTCCTTTCGTAGCCGACTTTGCAACTACCACTGCAGCCAATGGAAAACTTGAAATTCTACAACGCAAAGAAAAAGAAGCTCCGTTTGGCTGGATCCAGAAAAAAGACGGATCACCTTCTTCCAACCCGAATGAATTGAAAGATGGAGGCGCCTTGATTCCCTTAGGCAGCGACCGTGAGCATGGAAGTCACAAAGGGTTCTGCCTTGGAGCTTGGGTCGATATTTTTTCGGCTGTTCTCAGCGGAGCAAACTATGGTCCGTGGGTTCCCCCTTTTGTAAGTTTCCTTGCGCCCCCGGCTGATCCTGTTGGCAAAGGCATTGGTCATTTTTTCGGAGCCATGCGCATTGATGCATTCAGGCCCAGCGATGAATTTAAAAAACACATGGACAACTGGATCACCCGCTTTCGTTCAGCAAAAACAATTGAAAGTGAAGAGCGATTGATTATTCCCGGCGATCCTGAGCGGGAGTTTGAAATTGAGCGTATGAAAACCGGTATTCCATTGAACGAAAAGGTCGTTCAGGATTTACAGGAACTTGCAAAGAAATTTGAAATCGATTTTTAG